A segment of the Microbacterium luteolum genome:
GCGAGGCCGCGACGACCGTGCATCCCGATCTGCAGCCGCTCGGGTATCAGGTGCTCACCTCGATCGCGTCGGGCAAGGCGACGTCTGCGGGCGCGATCATCGAGCGCCTGCAGACCGACAAGTCGGCCGTGAGCCGGCAGGTTCGTCAGCTCGAGGAGCTGGGGCTGGTGGAGAGCGTCCGCGACCCGGACGACCGTCGGGCGCGCGTGCTCGTCGCGACCGAGCTCGCCCAGGAGCGCGTGGCCCTGGCCCGCTCCCGGTACGAGGCACGACTGGGGGAGAGGCTGCGCCGCTGGTCGGCAGACGACCTCGACCACTTCACCGAGTTGCTCGCCGCGTTCGGCGACTGATCCGGGGCCTCGACCCGTCAGGCTTCGAGCTGCGCTCGTATCCGCAGGTGCGGTTCCGAGTCCGCGTGCTCCACGATGCGCCCGCCCACGATGCGGTAGATGCCGAACTCGGCGACGTTCACGTGCCGACGGGTCGCTGACAGCCCGTGGAAGACCCCGGAGTGCGTGCCGCTGCCGCGCAGGTGAGCGGCGATCCGATCATCCTCGATCACGAGCTGGATGCGCCGCCACCGCCAGTCGGGGAACGCATGGAACAGGTCGGCCATGTCGTCGATCCACGCGTCCACGCCGCCGGGAAGGTGCGCACGTCGCACCTGCGGATCGACGAACTCCCGGAGGGCATCCAGATCGTGCGCGTTGCAGACGTCCAGGTACTCGGCGAACCACTCCCTCGTCTGCCACGGCTCCACCTCTCCATTATCCGGGTGCTTCTCTCGAAGCGGCGCGGCCGACGAGAGGGACCCGGAGACGGCCGCATACTCGCGCGCGGCGTAGCCTGAACCTCATGACGCTCGAGAAAGCCCGCACCGCCGCCGAGGTCGTCGACTGGCGCCGCCGGGTCTTCGCCCTGTACGCCGCCATCCGCGACGCCGAGTCCCCGGAGGACGCGCACGAGCTCTGGCGGATCGAGCGCGACGAACTGCTGCTCCATCATCCGGCGACCCCGCTCCTGTCGGAGGATCGGCTCCTGTTCGACGGGCTGCCGATCGCCTCGTACGACCCGCAGTGGCGCTTCGAGCTGCCGATCCTCCCCGCCGAGCCCGGCGGCTTCGAGTTCGCGACCGGCACCGACGGCGTCGTGCCGTTCGAGCGGATCGGCATGGTCGAGATCCCCGACACCGGGACGCTCGACATCTGGCGTCTGACCTCGTACGCCGGCGGACTCTTCATCCCGGTGCGCGACGCGCTCGCCGTACGCCCCGGCGGGACGTACGGCGGGGGACGCTACCTGATCGACACCGTCAAGGGCGCCGACCTCGGCTCGGACGCGGAGCGCGGCACGATCGTCCTCGACTTCAACTTCGCGTACAACCCGTCGTGCGCCTACGACCCCGCGTGGGCCTGCCCCCTCGCCCAGCCGGGCAATGTGCTCTCCGTCGCGGTCCCGGTCGGCGAGATGTACGCCGGCACGGCGGGCTGACGCCCGCGGGCGGCGGCATCCGTCACCGGCGCGTCCGCGCTCGCGCCTTGCTCACGCTCCCGAGCGTCGCGCGCACCGGGGTGCCGAGGTAGAGCCCGAGCGAGGCGCCCGAGGCGAGACCGACCCCGATCACGGCCGCGTAGATCAGGGAGCTGCCGGCCACGACGACATCCGACGCCGAACCGCCGGTGTGGACCATCTCGAGCAGACCCTGGAACACCGCCACACCCGGGACGAGCGGCACGATCGCCGCGGTCGTCACCGCCACAGACGGCACGTGCAGGTTGTGCGCGATCATCACTCCGACGAAGCTCGCGAGCAGGGCGCCGAGGGCGCTCGCCGCGGCGGGATGCAGCTGTACCGCGGACGCGAGCGTGTAGCCCGCGATCGTGATGGCGCTGAGCAGGGCGCTCACGAGGATGATCCGGATACCGGCGCCGTTGAAGACCGCCACCGCGACCGCGATGATGATCGCGCCCGCGAACACGCCGAGCAGCGGGCCGAAGGGAGCAGGGTCGTCGGGAAGGTCCATCGTGAACCCCAGCACGCTGCCGAGTTCCAGGCCCACCAGGATGCCGATCACGACGCCGAGCGTCTGCATCGTGAGGTCGAGGATGCGTCCGCCCGCGGTGAGGGCGAAGCCGTCGATCGCATCCTGCGCCGCTCCGACCACGGTGAGGCCGGCAAGCATGAGCACGATGCCGGACGCCACGATGATCGACGGACGGATGCCGACGAACGGCTCGATGCCCGCGGCGCCCAGCGCCGACACGGCCACGGCCACGACCGTCGTGACGAAGCCCCCGGCGATCTGGTTGAAGAACAGCGGCACCTGCAGTCGGGAGAGCCCGGCCTGGGTGATCGCCGCGGCCAGAGCCGCGATGAAGGTGAGGCCGACGATGATCGGCGACGCGCCGAGGAGGATGCTGACGCCGACCGCGAGCATCGCGCGGGCGACCACGACGATCGGCTGCTGATAGCGGAACGGCATCCGGCGGATCGCGCGGAACGCGGTGCGGGCCGACTCCAGATCGAGTCCGCCGCGGATGTCGGAGACCAGAGCCTGCACCCGCTGGAGCTTGGCGTGATCGGGTGCCGCCACGCGCACCACGCGCACCAGGGTCTCCGGCCAGACCTCGCCGCTGAGGTGGAAGGAGACCGTGATCGAGTTGTACGTGACGTCGACCTGCACGCCGCGAAGTCCGTAGGCGTCGCAGACCCGCATGATGGCGAGCGTGACCTCGTGCGCGGAGGCCCCGATCGCGAACATGGACTCGCCGATGCGGGTCGAGAGGTCGAGGACCTTCGGCACCGTGCGCTCGTCGATCACGGGCATGACCTCGGTGGCGGCGACGCTCGCGGGGTCGGTGTGCACGAGCCTGCGCGCGGCGGCGAGCAGACGTCGAGGGGACTTCGGGGACATGTCTCCATTCTCCTGGGTCGGTCGAGCGGTCGGTCGAGCGCTCGCCGTCGGGTCGAGCGTGCGCGTGGTGCTGTCAGCCGAGAGCGGCCCCGAGTGCCGCGGCCTGGGCGCGCCAGAATTCCCGTGAGACGCCCCGGCGGGACATGACGATGTCGAACCCGTGGAAGGCGCCGTCCACGACGACGAGCTCGCACGGCACGCCTGCCTCGCGCAGACGTTCCGCGTAGCGCACGTCCTCGTCGTGGAAGAGGTCGTTCGTGCCCACGCCGATCCAGGCGGGCGGCAGTCCGCCGAGGTCGGCGCGACGCGCGGGAGCGGCGTAGTCGGAGACCGCGTCCGCTCTTCCCGGCTCATGACCGAGGTACGCGCCCCAGGCGTATCGGTTGCTGCGCGGCGTCCATACGCGCACCCCTCGGGTGTCGTGGTCGGTACGGGTGACCGTCCGGTCGTCGATCATCGGATAGACCAGGAGCTGGAACGCGGGGAGCGGACCTCCGGAATCCCGGGCGAGGAGCGTCGCTCCCGCGGCCAGGCCGCCGCCGGCGCTCGCGCCGCCGATCGCGATGCGTTCAGGATCGATGCCTCGCTCGGTCGCATGATCCACCAGCCAGTGGAAGGCCGTGTGGACGTCGTCGAGGGCGGCGGGCGCCGGATGCGCGGGGGCGAGCCGGTACTCCACCGACGCGACGGTGATGCCCAGCGTGCGGGCGAACGCGATGTTGCTCTTCTCGTCGCTCAGCCGGTTCCCGGTGATCATCCCGCCGCCGTGGATCCAGAGGAGCGCCGCTGTCGTGCCGACGGCCGTGCGAGGTCGATAGACCCGCATCTCGATCTCCGGTGCCCCCGCCGGTCCGGGGATGATCAGGTCGTCGACGATCAGATCCTCGGGGCCGGGGCGTGGTCGGGGCCGGCTCCGGTTGGCCAGGGCCGTCGTCCGCGGTCCGAAGAAGAACGGAGGGATGAAGCGGGCGATCCGCAGATCCGGGTGGAAGGAGGCCATAGCCGATCATCTCAACGCAGGTACGCGTCGACCATCAGCGCGCCGCGGATGTCGCGCAGCCTGTCGATCAGCAGCGCGACGCCGCGCGCGCCGACCGACGATGTCTGCAGGTCGTGCGGACCGAGCGGCTCGAGCTTCCCGGTGCGCACGCGCACGACCTCCCACCCGGCGCTCCGCACCGCGCGATCCTTCCGGCGGTCGGTCTCCTCTCGCTTGCCGACATGCTCGAGGCCGTGTCGCCCCACCGTGTCGTACTCGATCGCGATGCGCAGCTCGGGGAGCAGGATGTCGGGCCAGACCTCGGTGTGACGGAAGAACGGGCGCGTCACCTTGATCGCGTTGACCTCGCCGGTGAAGACCAGACGCTCGGTGAGCGCCGCGCGGAGCTTCGCCTCGGCGGCCGACGCCGGCTTCGGTGCGCATGCGCTGAGGAAGGCCGTGCCCTTCGGGAGATCCGGGGTCTTCGTGCAGACGGCGGGCGCCGGCATCCGCGGTCGTGCGGGAATCGCGCGTGCCTCGCCGAGCACGACGGGCTGCGGACGGGCGAGAGCCGAGCACTCCGGGCACCACGCCGAGCGTCGGCGGACCCGGCCCGGTCGCTCGCGCTGCTCGGTCGGGGTCGCCGCGAACCGATGGCCGACCGCGCACTCCCAGCAGAGCAGCACGTCGGCAGCCAGCGGCACCTGCGAGAGGGCGACGCCGTGATTCAGCTCGGGGTGATACTGCCGGATCAGTTCGGGGTACGCGGCCCACCCGGTGCGGAAGGCGCCCACCTCATAGGGCACGGCGGTGCCGCGCGAGAACTGTCTCCTCGCCCACCACTGCTGCACTGGCTCCGGCACACGGCGACGATAACCGGGCCGACCGACATCGCGATCGTTTCGTGGAGATACTTGACTCTGACACTGTGGAAGGCGGGAGAACAGAGACATGTTATCCATCGGAGCCTTCGCGCAGATCGGTCAGGTGACCCATCGGATGCTGCGGCATTGGGACACCGCCGGCCTGCTCGTTCCCGCTCACGTGGACGAGTTCAGCGGCTACCGCTCGTACGACCCTCGGCAACTGGAGCGTCTGCACCGGATCGTCGCCCTGCGTCAGCTCGGCTTCGGTCTCGACGACATCTCCTCGATCCTCGATCAGGGTGTCGATGCGGATCGCATCGCCGCGCTGCTGCGGATCCGGCGTGCCGAGGTGGAGCAGGAGCACCGGATCGCCGCTGCACGACTCGTCGACGTCGAGAGGCGGCTCCACCTCATCGAGAGAGAGAATCACATGTCCCGGATCGAGATCATCGAGAAGCCCCTGCCCGCTGTCCGCCTTGCGGCGATCCGCACGGTCGTCGCGGATCAGCCCGAAGTCGCCGGCGTCGTGGGGCCGGCTTTCGACGCCATCGCCGAGATCATCGGAGGTGAGAGCGGCGCGCTCGCGACGCCGATCGCGCAGTACGGATCGATCGACGACGGTCTGGAGGTCGTCGTCGGCTACGAGTACGGTGGGCCGGTCCAGGACGGCTTCGAGATCATCGAGCTCCCCGCTGCCGAAGCAGCCGTCTGCGGCATCCACCTGGGGTCGATGGAGCGTATCGCCGAGAGCTGGCACGCGATCCACAGCGAGACCCTCGCCCGCGACCTCGAGCTCGCGGGTCCCTGCCGGGAGCTGTACGTGCGGGCGATCTCGGAGGACCAGTCCGACTGGGTGACCGAGCTGCAGCAGCCCGTGCGTCGCGCCTAGACGCGGAGGAGCCGGCGCGACCGCGCATCATCATCGGATCGGACGAGATGCGCGGTCAGGCGGGGGCGAGACGGGCGACGAACCCGCGGATGCGTCGGTGCAGGGCCTCCAGGGCGGCGTCGAATGCGGCGGCCGTCCCGATCCGCGCGGGGTCGCGGATCGACCAGTGCAGGTCGTCGCGGGTCAGGAGCCGCTCGTGCGCGTCGTCGCAGACGGTGATCACCAGGTCGCCCACGGCCCGGACGTCGTCGATGTGGCGGGGCGGGCGACGTTCGTCGATCGCCAGGCCGTGCCGCTCGGCCGAGGCCACGGCGCCGGGGTTCACGGCATCCGCTGGTCGGGTTCCGGCGGATGCGACCGGGATGGTGCTCATGTCCTTCCAGACGACCTCGGCGAGCTGCGATCGAGCGGAGTTCGCGGTGCAGACGAACACGACGCGCTCCGGGGGCGGCACGCTGGCGGGAGCGAGGGTGTCGAAGACCTCGGGCCGCAGACCGATGTAGCTGCGGCGCTGATCGAACTCCGAGCGCGCACGCGCGATGATCTGGGCCGACTCGAGCACGCCGAGGTGATGGGCGACCAGATTGGAGCGGAGTCCGAGCTGCGCGCCGATCTCGGACGAGGAGAGGTCGCCGAGAGTGAGGAGATCGACCATGCGCAGGCGCGTCTGATCGGCGAGTGCGGCGAAGATGCCGGCGCGGCGCGTGAGATCAGTCATCGCCTTCATCCATACCATGGGCGCGAGGCTGTGTCCATGAGGGTTGACTCAATGGCGATTGACCCTATTCTCGTACTGCGCATCGCACGTGCGGTCGCAGAGAGGTATGGCAATCATGGGAATCGGAAGCGGAATCGCGCTCTTCGTCATCGGCATCATCCTCGCGTTCGCGGTCAACATCGACACGGGCGGGTTCGTCGACCTCGACCTGATCGGCTACATCCTCATGGGCGCCGGCGTCGTGGTGTTCCTCATCAGCCTCATCCTGACGATGCGGAGCCGTCGCACGGAGACGGTCGCACGGACGTCGGTCGACCCCGTCAGCGGCGAGCAGGTCACCCGACGGAGCCGTCGCGACAACGATCCCGTCGTCTGAGTCGTGGCGTCGCCTCGCCCCGGTGACCTGACCGGCCACCTCCTCGGCGATCGGTACGAACTCGCGACCCGACTGGGAGAGGGCGGGATGGGCGTGGTCTATCGCGGCCACGACACCATGCTGCGCCGTGACGTCGCCGTCAAGGTGTTCCGTGACGGAACCACCGAGATCGCGCGGACCGCCTCCGAATCGCAGCTGCTCGCCGCGCTCAACCACCCGTCCCTCGTGACCCTCTACGACGCTCATCTGGGCGCGGAGGAGCCGAGGTATCTGGTGATGGAATACGTCGAGGGACCTACACTCGACGAGCGGCTGCGCCGGGGACCGCTGCCGGAGGCGGCGGTGTCGCGCCTCGCCGAGGATCTCGCCGACGCGCTCGACGCCGTGCACCGGGCGGGCATCGTGCACCGAGACGTCAAACCAGCGAATGTCCTCCTGCGTTCGCCCGGGGTGTCGGGGGAGGAGTTCTCCGCCAAGCTCGCGGACTTCGGGATCGCGTATCTGGTCGATGCCACGCGGCTGACGACGCCCGGAACGATCATCGGGTCCGCGGCGTATCTGAGCCCGGAGCAGGTCACCGGGGCGGATCCGCGGGCTTCGACGGATGTCTACTCGCTCGGCCTCGTGCTGCTCGAAGCGCTCACCGGACGACGGGCGTTCGCCCAGAACGACCTGCGGGAGGCCGTGCTCGCACGCCTCTCGCAGGATCCGGTCATCCCGTCTGAGATCGGCCACGAGTGGGGCGCTCTGCTCGCGGCCATGACCGCCCGGGATCCCGCCGACCGTCCCACCGCCCGGGAGGTCGTCACCGGGGCGCGGAACCTGCGTGCGGGAAGGGCAGCCGCCGTCGTCTCGTCGGCCACCGTGGCGCTGCCGTCCGAATCCGGGGCGACCCGCACGGCTGTGTTGCCATCGGAGACCGCCGTGCTTCCGCCGGACACCGCCGTCGACGGGACACCGCGACGATGGCGACGATGGCTGGCCGTCTCGGCGCTGGCCGCTTTCGTCGTCGCCGGCGTGATCACGGGGATCTCGATCGGGGGAGTGGGCGATGAGCCCGCCTCTCCGCCGGCGCTTCCCGCGCTCGAGGAGCCGCTCGCTGCGCACCTGCAGCAGTTGATGGACGCGGTGTCGCCGTGAGCCGCCGTCTTCGCCTCGGTTGCGCGGCCGTCATCCTCGCCACCCTCCTCGCGGTCGCCGGATGCTCGGCCACCGCGTCGGAGCTCGACACGCAGACGAGTGGGGAGTGGCAGTCGCGCGTGCTGGCGATCGCCGAGAGCGCCGAAGCCGGTGACATCCCGGCGGCTCTGCTCGAACTCGATGCCCTCCAGGCCGAGACGGCCCAGGCACGCACCGACGGGGAGATCAGTGCCGAGCGAGCGGCGATCATCCAGCAGTCGATCGAGGTCGTCCGATCGGATCTCGAAGCCGACGTCGCCGTCACGCCCGCGCCCGAGGAGACCGCCACCGACGACACCACGGACACGGATTCCGACAAGGGCGACAAAGGCAAGAGCGAGAACAAGAGCGACAACGGCAAGAAGAACGACGACAACGGCAAGGACGAAGATGACTGAGGACGCCGCGTGAACCGAACCCGCGTCTCTGGTCCGCGGGCCCGCGCCGTCGCACTCGTCGTCGGTGTGTCGGCCACCGTCGCCTTCGTCGTGCTCCGCGTCTTCGTCGCGGCGGGCGGCCACGAGCCGTTGGATGTCGACATCCACTGGCACGATCTGATGGCCGCGTCGCGCAGCGACGTCGGCGTCGTCATCGCGTGGGTGCCGGCGATCGTCGGTGGAACGGTCGGCATGATCGTCGTCGGCGCCCTCCTCATCGCGCTGTTCCTGTGGCGACGACGGCGAGCGGATGCCGTGACCCTGGCGATCGCCATGATCGTGGTCGTCGCGGTCGGCGCGACGATGGCCGCCGTCATCGGACGCACGCGACCGGCCGACTCACTCGCGGAGCGCATGGCCACATCGTTCCCGTCCGGCCACACGGCCGTCGCGACGACCGTGGTCGTGATCCTCGCCCTCGCGCTCCGACGCTGGTACGTCTGGCTGCTCGGCGCCGGGTGGGTGCTCACGATGATGTGGAGCCGCACCTACCTCAACGCCCACTGGCTCAGCGACGTCGTCGCAGGCATGCTCGAGGGCGTCGCCGTGGCCGCGCTCGTCTGGATCGCCGCCGAATCGGTGCGGGATCGCCGTGCCCTGCATCTCGCCGAGGGCTCCATCGCACCACCGATCGAAGGACCTCGACCTCATGAACTCCACTGATTCCGCCGCATCCGCGGCTCGGACCGCGCAGGACTCCACCGTCTTCCGGACCCTGGCCAGGGTCGGCTACGTCGTCCTCGGCATTCTCCATCTCCTGATCGGCGGGATCGCGATCTCGATCGCCACCGGCGGCGGCGGTGAGGCGGATCAGGGCGGTGCGATGCAGCAGATCCAGCGGAGTCCGGCGGGCGTCGTCCTGCTGTGGATCATCGTGCTGGGGCTGGTGGCGCTCGCGATCTGGCAGATCGCCGAGGCCGTCCTCGACCGCGACCCCGACGCGAAGAAGAAGTGGGGCCATCGGATCAAGTTCCTCGGCACGGCGGCCGCGTACGTCGCGATCGCCGGGACCGCGCTCGTGTACGCGCTGGGCGGCCAGTCGCAGTCGTCCGACTCCTCGCAGTCGTTCAGCGCCCGACTGCTGGCGGCACCGGCGGGGGTCGCGCTGCTCGTGCTGGTGGGGCTGATCGTCGTCGCTGTCGGCGGCGCTTTCGTCGTGCGTGGCATCACGCGCGCGTTCACGAAGCACCTCGAGCTCCCCACGGGCGCGGCCCGCAAGGGCATCATCTCGTTCGGCGTCGTGGGCTACATCGCGAAGGGCATCGCCGTCGGAGTCGCCGGCATCCTGTTCGTGGTCGCCGCGCTCACGCACGATCCGGAGACGGCCGGAGGTCTGGATGCTGCGCTGCGCGCGCTGGCGGGGCTCCCGTTCGGCGTCATCATCCTCTGGACGGTCGGTGCCGGACTCGTCCTCTACGGCCTGTTCTGCTTCGCTCGGGCCCGATACGCGAGGATGTGAGGCAGAAGGCTCGACTCCCAGGTGCCCATGCAGGTGCCCCGGCTACCCTCGGGGCATGCGCCGTCTCGTCGTCCTCCCCCTTCTGCTCGCCGCCGGTCTTCTCGCGGGATGCTCGCAGGTGACCCAGTTCGCCGGAGACGTCGTCGGCGTCCCGGTCGAGGAGACCTGCACGACGATCGATGACGCCTACGCCCAGTACCAGTCGGTGATCGATCAGGGCGGTGCCACGGAGGAGCAGCTCGATGCGGCGCGCGACGATCTCGTGGCGACGCTCGACGGACTCGCCGACGACGTCGACGGGCAGCTGGGCGATCTCATCCGCTCCGGCGCGCAGCAGCTCGGCGAGGTGACCGATCTGCAGGCGCCGGAGACCGTCGAGGCGATCGAGCAGCTGAAGGAGTCGGCCTCGGCATTCTGCGGCTGAGCCCGGTCCTGCTCACCGCCCCTGGTCTCTCGACCGGTCATAGGGTGGAGGCATGAGCGCGCGTGCCGTGGATCCTCGGGTCTGTCCCACCTGCGGCGATGCCCTGACGTTCGAGATCCTCGACGACGAGCGATTCCTCGTCGTGTGGTCGTGCGTCGAATGCGGTCTGGTCCGCGCCACCGAACCGGTGTGACCGCGTCGGGGTGAGGCGGGCGTCAGCGCGCGTCGCCGCGGAAGATCGCTCGATAGAGGTCCTCGATGTCTGAGGCGGCCGGCACCCGGGGGTTGTTCCCCGGGGAGCCCGAGGCGAGCGCCTGCTCTGCCATGGTCGGAACGAGTGCCTCCCAGTCGTCGCGAGCGATCCCGAACCGCTCGGGCGTCGGCACTGCGAGTTCGTCGGCGAGGGCGCGCAGTTCCCTGACGAGCGCCGCCGCGGCATCCGCGTCCGAGACGCTGTCATCCGCAACGCCGAGAGCGCGCGCGCAGTCCGCGTAGCGGTCGTCCGCGGCGCTGAGCGAGAACTCCGTGACGGCGGCGAACAGCATCGCATTCGACATGCCGTGACTGATGTGGAAGTGGGCGCCCAGCGGGCGACTCATGCCGTGCACGAGAGCGACGCTCGAGTTCGAGAAGGCGATCCCGGCCAGCGTGGCCGCCTCCATCATCTCGCCACGAGCGCGATGGTCGGCGCCATCGCGGTAGGCGGTGCGCAGGCTCCTGCCGATGATCGTGATCGCGCGGAGCGCGACGGCATCCGAGAAGGCGTTGTGACGTGAACTCACGTACGCCTCGACGGCGTGCGTGAGCGCAACGATCCCCGTGTCGGCGGTGAGTCGTGGCGGCATGCTCATCGTCAGCTCGTAGTCGACGATCCCGGCGACCGGCAGGTACGACGGGCCAGCGCACAGCATCTTCTCGCCGGTGTCGCTGTCGGTGATCACGGTGAACCGCGTCGCTTCGGAGCCGGTGCCGGCCGTGGTGGGGATGGCGACGACCGGCAGCGCGGGGCCGTCGTAGCTGAACGGAGCCTTGAGATCGCGCAGCGGGCCGCCACGGACCGCGAGCACCGCGAGCGCCTTGGCCGTGTCGATCGGACTGCCGCCGCCCAGGCCGACGAGGACATCCGCACGGTGGGAGGTCACCGCAGCGAGACCGTCTTCGAGCGAGACGGTCGTCGGGTCGGGCACGACACCTGAGAAGAGGGCGGGGTGCAGGCCTGCCTCTTCCAGCAGGGCGACCACGCGGGCCGCCGTGCCGGTGCTCGTGAGGAACGCGTCGGTGACGATCAGGGGTCGCTCGGCGTTGCGCAGGCGCAGCACGTCCGGCAGCTGCGAGAGGGAGCCCCCGCCGATACGGAGGTCGGCGGGGACGGCGACGTGGAATGTCATGGAGGGCTTCTTCCTTGGTTCGGGTGCCGTGGTCTCGGTCGACGGCCGCTCAGCGCTGGGAGTCGCGGTACTGCTCACGCCAGAAACCCTGGAGAGCAGTGGCGAGATCGTGCGACACGCGATAACGATGGTCGTAGTGCTCGGTCATCGCGACGTCGGGTTCATAGACCTTGCGTATCCGGGTCATGTGCGCGGCAGCATCCTCATAGTCGGAGAACGCCCCGACGCCGACCCCGGCCGCCAGCGCCGCTCCCAGGGCGCCCGTCTCGTCCTCCGCCGCGACGGAGATGGGGATGCCGAGAGTGTCGGCGAGCATCTGCGCCCACACCGGGCTTCGCGAGCCGCCTCCGGAGAGCGTCGCGCTGTCGATCGTCGCGCCTGCGGCTTCCAGCCGTTCGACATGCCGGCGGTGCTCGAAGACCACGCCCTCGAACAGGGCCCTGATCAGATGCCCCTCGCCGTGCCATCCGGCCACTCCGTAGAAGCCCGACCGGCGCTCGGCGCCCTGCGGCGATCCGTAGAGGTACGGATGGAAGTACGGATCGTCGATCCGCGGCGTGACCTCGGAGAGGCGCCGGTGGCAGAAGCCGAATGGATCCTCATGGTGACCGCCTCGTTCGACGAACTCGCGGACGTACCATTCCAGGTGGGATGCCGAGGTGGCGCTGTTGTCCATGATCATGAACCGCGCCGGCCCGAAGGCCGCGACCATGAGCAGGTCGCGATCGACCACCGGCTCCTCGGCCAGATACTGGTTGACCGACCAGGTTCCCGCGATGATCGAGGTCGCTGCGGTCTCGACGACTCCCGCGCCCAGCGCGCTGGCGATCACATCGAACAGGCCGCCGACGACCGGGGTGCCTTCGGCGAGACCGGTCTGGGCCGCGGCCTCCGCGGTGACCGTCCCGGCGATCTCGGTCGGATCGATCAA
Coding sequences within it:
- a CDS encoding helix-turn-helix domain-containing protein, with product MTDLTRRAGIFAALADQTRLRMVDLLTLGDLSSSEIGAQLGLRSNLVAHHLGVLESAQIIARARSEFDQRRSYIGLRPEVFDTLAPASVPPPERVVFVCTANSARSQLAEVVWKDMSTIPVASAGTRPADAVNPGAVASAERHGLAIDERRPPRHIDDVRAVGDLVITVCDDAHERLLTRDDLHWSIRDPARIGTAAAFDAALEALHRRIRGFVARLAPA
- a CDS encoding serine/threonine-protein kinase, yielding MASPRPGDLTGHLLGDRYELATRLGEGGMGVVYRGHDTMLRRDVAVKVFRDGTTEIARTASESQLLAALNHPSLVTLYDAHLGAEEPRYLVMEYVEGPTLDERLRRGPLPEAAVSRLAEDLADALDAVHRAGIVHRDVKPANVLLRSPGVSGEEFSAKLADFGIAYLVDATRLTTPGTIIGSAAYLSPEQVTGADPRASTDVYSLGLVLLEALTGRRAFAQNDLREAVLARLSQDPVIPSEIGHEWGALLAAMTARDPADRPTAREVVTGARNLRAGRAAAVVSSATVALPSESGATRTAVLPSETAVLPPDTAVDGTPRRWRRWLAVSALAAFVVAGVITGISIGGVGDEPASPPALPALEEPLAAHLQQLMDAVSP
- a CDS encoding ester cyclase; this encodes MEPWQTREWFAEYLDVCNAHDLDALREFVDPQVRRAHLPGGVDAWIDDMADLFHAFPDWRWRRIQLVIEDDRIAAHLRGSGTHSGVFHGLSATRRHVNVAEFGIYRIVGGRIVEHADSEPHLRIRAQLEA
- a CDS encoding alpha/beta hydrolase; this encodes MASFHPDLRIARFIPPFFFGPRTTALANRSRPRPRPGPEDLIVDDLIIPGPAGAPEIEMRVYRPRTAVGTTAALLWIHGGGMITGNRLSDEKSNIAFARTLGITVASVEYRLAPAHPAPAALDDVHTAFHWLVDHATERGIDPERIAIGGASAGGGLAAGATLLARDSGGPLPAFQLLVYPMIDDRTVTRTDHDTRGVRVWTPRSNRYAWGAYLGHEPGRADAVSDYAAPARRADLGGLPPAWIGVGTNDLFHDEDVRYAERLREAGVPCELVVVDGAFHGFDIVMSRRGVSREFWRAQAAALGAALG
- a CDS encoding DUF6458 family protein — its product is MGIGSGIALFVIGIILAFAVNIDTGGFVDLDLIGYILMGAGVVVFLISLILTMRSRRTETVARTSVDPVSGEQVTRRSRRDNDPVV
- a CDS encoding phosphatase PAP2 family protein, which codes for MNRTRVSGPRARAVALVVGVSATVAFVVLRVFVAAGGHEPLDVDIHWHDLMAASRSDVGVVIAWVPAIVGGTVGMIVVGALLIALFLWRRRRADAVTLAIAMIVVVAVGATMAAVIGRTRPADSLAERMATSFPSGHTAVATTVVVILALALRRWYVWLLGAGWVLTMMWSRTYLNAHWLSDVVAGMLEGVAVAALVWIAAESVRDRRALHLAEGSIAPPIEGPRPHELH
- a CDS encoding threonine/serine ThrE exporter family protein; amino-acid sequence: MSPKSPRRLLAAARRLVHTDPASVAATEVMPVIDERTVPKVLDLSTRIGESMFAIGASAHEVTLAIMRVCDAYGLRGVQVDVTYNSITVSFHLSGEVWPETLVRVVRVAAPDHAKLQRVQALVSDIRGGLDLESARTAFRAIRRMPFRYQQPIVVVARAMLAVGVSILLGASPIIVGLTFIAALAAAITQAGLSRLQVPLFFNQIAGGFVTTVVAVAVSALGAAGIEPFVGIRPSIIVASGIVLMLAGLTVVGAAQDAIDGFALTAGGRILDLTMQTLGVVIGILVGLELGSVLGFTMDLPDDPAPFGPLLGVFAGAIIIAVAVAVFNGAGIRIILVSALLSAITIAGYTLASAVQLHPAAASALGALLASFVGVMIAHNLHVPSVAVTTAAIVPLVPGVAVFQGLLEMVHTGGSASDVVVAGSSLIYAAVIGVGLASGASLGLYLGTPVRATLGSVSKARARTRR
- a CDS encoding MarR family winged helix-turn-helix transcriptional regulator, whose product is MSASTDEPARTGAPAAAPEGAGSAESASTELDQAISRVEHELGRLFARIRVSWREAATTVHPDLQPLGYQVLTSIASGKATSAGAIIERLQTDKSAVSRQVRQLEELGLVESVRDPDDRRARVLVATELAQERVALARSRYEARLGERLRRWSADDLDHFTELLAAFGD
- a CDS encoding MerR family transcriptional regulator, translating into MLSIGAFAQIGQVTHRMLRHWDTAGLLVPAHVDEFSGYRSYDPRQLERLHRIVALRQLGFGLDDISSILDQGVDADRIAALLRIRRAEVEQEHRIAAARLVDVERRLHLIERENHMSRIEIIEKPLPAVRLAAIRTVVADQPEVAGVVGPAFDAIAEIIGGESGALATPIAQYGSIDDGLEVVVGYEYGGPVQDGFEIIELPAAEAAVCGIHLGSMERIAESWHAIHSETLARDLELAGPCRELYVRAISEDQSDWVTELQQPVRRA
- a CDS encoding zinc-ribbon domain-containing protein; the protein is MPEPVQQWWARRQFSRGTAVPYEVGAFRTGWAAYPELIRQYHPELNHGVALSQVPLAADVLLCWECAVGHRFAATPTEQRERPGRVRRRSAWCPECSALARPQPVVLGEARAIPARPRMPAPAVCTKTPDLPKGTAFLSACAPKPASAAEAKLRAALTERLVFTGEVNAIKVTRPFFRHTEVWPDILLPELRIAIEYDTVGRHGLEHVGKREETDRRKDRAVRSAGWEVVRVRTGKLEPLGPHDLQTSSVGARGVALLIDRLRDIRGALMVDAYLR
- a CDS encoding DUF1684 domain-containing protein, with amino-acid sequence MTLEKARTAAEVVDWRRRVFALYAAIRDAESPEDAHELWRIERDELLLHHPATPLLSEDRLLFDGLPIASYDPQWRFELPILPAEPGGFEFATGTDGVVPFERIGMVEIPDTGTLDIWRLTSYAGGLFIPVRDALAVRPGGTYGGGRYLIDTVKGADLGSDAERGTIVLDFNFAYNPSCAYDPAWACPLAQPGNVLSVAVPVGEMYAGTAG